In Fusobacteriaceae bacterium, a single genomic region encodes these proteins:
- a CDS encoding sigma 54-interacting transcriptional regulator, whose amino-acid sequence MARSKICYVTMYEDHIAFAEALFRKNAYPIDVVFIDISEASLRLNALQAEGARIIIARGGVVSIIRQNCKLPLISLEYNFLDFFEPVKKAYQLSDKVAIMGWYNSINNFDKYKTLLNPSIKFVEFAETTEVDCEAYIEKEVAEAARQGIEVVVGGGGVVRAARRLGVTAVHVDISAESYLHSAKEALYTLQTWEDIQRRYELIDSVLNCAFEGAVTIDPEGRITSCNNIARRIFNLPRQNGDEKIYLLDYFPHREVIEKGKAGQKLTNQFFTVNNTQIVLNTEPLTIDGNNAGSVFMIHETDMILNLEKNIVKNAVSSGHYAKYSFEDIVGKSYVMQRIKGKAAKYANSSSPVLICGESGTGKEIFAQSIHNAGDRKNYPFVAINCAALPESILESELFGYVKGAFTGARSEGRKGFFELAHKGTIFLDEIGDLSPTVQAKILRVLQEKEISRIGDDKVIPVDVRVITATNKDLWKAVEEGKFREDLYYRVGVLNLTLPPLRQHKEDIPELLACLNERAGFPEKTFSEEALRILGDRQWRGNIRELSNFLERLDVTTGGTTVTAADIYEVLEISENPGDQYKINAGNGIRKVDGGYILHVLKQNSGNKKNTAKALGISTSTLWRRLKELNP is encoded by the coding sequence CATGTACGAGGATCATATCGCCTTTGCCGAGGCCTTGTTCCGCAAAAATGCTTATCCCATCGACGTGGTGTTTATCGACATCAGCGAGGCTTCCCTGCGCCTGAACGCCTTGCAGGCCGAGGGCGCGCGGATCATCATTGCCCGGGGAGGAGTCGTCTCCATTATCCGCCAGAACTGCAAGCTGCCGCTGATTTCTCTGGAGTACAATTTTCTGGACTTTTTCGAGCCTGTGAAAAAAGCTTATCAGTTATCCGATAAAGTGGCGATTATGGGGTGGTACAACAGCATCAACAATTTTGACAAATACAAGACTCTACTGAATCCCTCGATCAAATTTGTGGAGTTCGCGGAAACCACAGAAGTCGATTGCGAAGCCTACATCGAAAAAGAGGTGGCGGAAGCGGCGCGGCAGGGCATCGAGGTTGTCGTCGGCGGAGGCGGCGTCGTACGGGCCGCAAGAAGACTTGGCGTCACGGCCGTCCACGTGGACATCTCGGCCGAATCCTATTTGCACAGCGCCAAAGAAGCGCTTTATACGCTGCAAACCTGGGAAGACATCCAGAGGCGCTATGAGCTCATCGACAGCGTGCTCAACTGCGCTTTTGAAGGGGCCGTGACGATTGATCCCGAAGGCCGTATCACCAGCTGCAACAACATCGCGAGACGGATTTTCAATTTACCCCGCCAGAACGGCGACGAAAAGATTTATCTACTCGATTATTTTCCCCACAGGGAGGTCATCGAAAAAGGAAAAGCGGGGCAGAAACTGACCAATCAGTTTTTCACGGTAAACAACACGCAGATCGTGCTGAACACGGAGCCTCTCACGATCGACGGAAATAACGCCGGTTCCGTATTTATGATCCATGAGACAGACATGATTCTGAATCTCGAAAAGAATATCGTGAAAAACGCCGTTTCCAGCGGGCATTACGCGAAGTATTCCTTTGAGGACATCGTCGGGAAAAGTTACGTCATGCAGCGAATAAAGGGCAAGGCCGCGAAATATGCCAATTCTTCGAGCCCCGTACTCATCTGCGGCGAATCGGGAACCGGAAAGGAAATCTTCGCCCAGAGCATCCACAACGCCGGCGACCGGAAAAATTATCCCTTCGTCGCCATCAATTGCGCGGCGCTTCCCGAAAGTATCCTCGAAAGTGAACTTTTCGGCTATGTGAAGGGGGCCTTTACCGGCGCCAGAAGCGAAGGCCGGAAGGGGTTCTTCGAGCTGGCCCACAAAGGGACCATTTTCCTCGATGAGATCGGCGACCTCTCCCCGACCGTACAGGCGAAGATCCTGCGGGTATTGCAGGAAAAAGAGATCTCCCGCATCGGCGACGACAAGGTCATTCCCGTGGATGTACGGGTCATCACGGCCACAAACAAAGACCTCTGGAAGGCCGTCGAAGAGGGAAAATTCCGGGAGGACCTCTATTACCGGGTCGGCGTCCTGAACCTGACGCTTCCCCCTTTGCGCCAGCACAAGGAGGATATTCCCGAACTCCTCGCCTGTCTCAATGAAAGAGCGGGCTTTCCGGAAAAAACCTTTTCGGAGGAGGCCCTCCGGATCCTCGGCGACCGGCAGTGGCGCGGGAATATCCGGGAATTGAGCAATTTCCTCGAGCGCCTTGACGTGACTACCGGCGGGACGACTGTCACGGCGGCCGACATCTACGAGGTGCTGGAAATCTCGGAAAACCCCGGGGATCAGTACAAAATCAACGCCGGAAACGGCATCCGGAAAGTGGACGGCGGCTATATTCTCCATGTGTTGAAACAAAATTCCGGCAACAAAAAAAATACGGCCAAGGCGCTGGGAATAAGCACTTCCACCCTTTGGAGACGCTTGAAGGAACTGAATCCGTGA